In Halobaculum rubrum, the following are encoded in one genomic region:
- a CDS encoding DUF7120 family protein — translation MTKIEVDLPDRIDSEISRLAEQGEFLNRKEAIEDFLTRGLQAYDVESDEATEGEADGDLFTDAVDEQQDPAALDDDMGDEPTF, via the coding sequence GTGACGAAGATCGAAGTCGACCTGCCCGACCGAATCGACAGCGAGATCTCTCGCCTCGCCGAGCAGGGGGAGTTCCTCAACCGCAAGGAGGCCATCGAGGACTTCCTCACGCGCGGCCTGCAGGCGTACGACGTAGAAAGCGACGAGGCCACCGAGGGGGAGGCCGACGGCGACCTCTTCACCGACGCCGTCGACGAGCAACAGGACCCCGCCGCCCTCGACGACGACATGGGCGACGAGCCGACGTTCTGA
- a CDS encoding acyl-CoA thioesterase translates to MTFETTIPVRYRDLDPMGHVNNAVYATYLEEVRTAFFREEVGIDLADSRAALASLSIEFRAPIEGIGAVRAVLDVTDVGTTSLTFGYELHYEGHLVAEGETVQVAIGEDGPEPLPDAVRAAAERHAAE, encoded by the coding sequence ATGACCTTCGAAACGACGATCCCGGTCCGCTATCGCGACCTCGACCCGATGGGCCACGTGAACAACGCCGTCTACGCCACCTACTTGGAGGAGGTTCGAACCGCGTTCTTCCGCGAGGAGGTCGGTATCGATCTGGCCGACTCGCGGGCGGCGCTGGCGTCGCTGTCGATCGAGTTCCGGGCGCCGATCGAGGGAATCGGCGCCGTTCGCGCGGTGCTCGACGTGACCGACGTCGGGACGACCAGCCTCACCTTCGGCTACGAACTGCACTACGAGGGGCACCTCGTCGCCGAAGGCGAGACCGTCCAGGTCGCGATCGGCGAGGACGGCCCCGAGCCGCTGCCGGACGCGGTCCGCGCGGCCGCCGAACGGCACGCGGCCGAATGA
- a CDS encoding alpha/beta hydrolase family protein, translating into MQHGLDIESYYDLRLLAEVAVSPDGERVAFTAQESDPAADEQRTGLYVAPTDGSREPHRLTRASTAASPTWGPDGHTLAFLAARDADLDRTRGRADEGDDETDEANVDEDDEDEENGTDGENGDEKPKQQVWAFDLARGGDARQLTAFERGVTEFDLAPDGDRLVVAARDPTDEEESYLDQREDGGPIEVTRLQHKRDGAGWLDDVTTYLFVGDLDGEAADAESFDRLDDAYGAGSAEPLAGLQPAWGPTDRIAFTTCVDDDPDDSGAYDVCTVAPDGSDCRVVTDGSLRCASPTWSPDGDRIAFDGSNYDNWYEPNEAYVAPDEADAAFESVSAELDRTLARDGAPRWLDGETVVVPIADEAWTRLAVCPVDGEPRRAFTRQGRDRTIAAFDLAGDTVALGLTGADQPPDVYAVPGAELREDDAGGPTRRLSALNDDWLDERADALPDCEVVAYENSDGEEIEAVVYYPSDFDADADDPAPAICSIHGGPMSYDAPAYRFTLNYWTSRGYVVAKPNYRGSTSYGRAFSESLKGSRGELESDDVIAAMEHLVDEGVADPDRLFCTGFSYGGITTAHVVTRTDMFAAAAPEHGIYDFYSNFGTDDNHNWHQWEFGMPWENEALYRDISSITRVDEIDTPLLVTAGEEDWRCPPTQAEQLYVSVRKRGVDAKLVIYPDEHHNIGTPERATHRIEELTEWFESHDPGVDEGASEASD; encoded by the coding sequence ATGCAGCACGGACTCGATATCGAGTCGTACTACGACCTGCGACTGCTCGCGGAGGTAGCGGTATCCCCCGACGGCGAGCGCGTCGCGTTCACCGCACAGGAGTCCGATCCCGCTGCCGACGAACAGCGGACGGGGCTGTACGTCGCGCCGACGGACGGGAGCCGCGAACCGCACCGCCTCACCCGCGCGTCCACCGCGGCGTCGCCGACGTGGGGGCCCGACGGCCACACGCTCGCGTTTCTCGCCGCCCGCGATGCCGACCTCGATCGCACGCGCGGGCGCGCCGACGAGGGCGACGACGAGACGGACGAGGCGAACGTCGACGAGGATGACGAGGACGAGGAGAACGGTACCGACGGCGAGAACGGCGACGAAAAGCCGAAACAGCAGGTGTGGGCGTTCGACCTCGCGCGCGGCGGCGACGCCCGCCAGCTGACCGCCTTCGAGCGGGGGGTCACGGAGTTCGATCTCGCGCCCGACGGCGACCGTCTCGTCGTCGCCGCCCGCGACCCGACCGACGAGGAGGAATCGTACCTCGACCAGCGCGAGGACGGCGGCCCCATCGAGGTGACCCGCCTCCAGCACAAGCGCGACGGCGCCGGCTGGCTCGACGACGTGACGACGTACCTGTTCGTCGGCGACCTCGACGGCGAGGCCGCCGACGCCGAGTCGTTCGACCGCCTCGACGACGCCTACGGCGCCGGCTCGGCCGAGCCGCTCGCCGGGCTCCAGCCCGCGTGGGGGCCGACCGACCGTATCGCCTTCACCACCTGCGTCGACGACGACCCCGACGACTCCGGCGCCTACGACGTGTGCACGGTCGCCCCCGACGGGTCGGACTGCCGGGTCGTCACCGACGGGAGCCTCCGGTGTGCTTCCCCGACGTGGTCCCCCGACGGCGACCGGATCGCGTTCGACGGCAGCAACTACGACAACTGGTACGAGCCCAACGAGGCGTACGTCGCGCCAGACGAGGCCGACGCCGCGTTCGAGTCCGTCTCCGCCGAGTTGGACCGCACGCTCGCGCGCGACGGGGCGCCGCGCTGGCTGGACGGCGAAACGGTCGTCGTGCCGATCGCCGACGAGGCGTGGACCCGGCTCGCGGTGTGTCCGGTCGACGGCGAGCCGCGGCGGGCGTTCACCCGCCAGGGCCGCGATCGGACGATCGCGGCGTTCGATCTCGCGGGCGACACGGTCGCGCTCGGCCTCACGGGCGCCGACCAGCCGCCGGACGTGTACGCGGTCCCCGGCGCCGAGTTGCGCGAGGACGACGCCGGCGGCCCGACGAGGCGCCTCTCGGCGCTCAACGACGACTGGCTCGACGAGCGCGCCGACGCGCTGCCCGACTGCGAGGTCGTCGCCTACGAGAACAGCGACGGGGAGGAGATCGAGGCGGTCGTCTACTACCCGAGCGACTTCGACGCCGACGCGGACGACCCGGCGCCCGCGATCTGCTCGATCCACGGCGGGCCGATGAGCTACGACGCGCCCGCATACCGCTTCACGCTGAACTACTGGACGAGCAGGGGGTACGTCGTTGCGAAGCCCAACTACCGCGGGTCGACCTCCTACGGCCGCGCGTTCTCGGAGTCGCTGAAGGGGAGCCGCGGGGAGTTGGAGTCCGACGACGTGATCGCGGCGATGGAGCACCTCGTCGACGAGGGGGTCGCCGACCCCGACCGCCTGTTCTGCACGGGCTTCAGCTACGGCGGGATCACGACCGCGCACGTCGTCACACGGACGGACATGTTCGCCGCCGCCGCGCCCGAACACGGCATCTACGACTTCTACAGCAACTTCGGGACCGACGACAACCACAACTGGCACCAGTGGGAGTTCGGGATGCCGTGGGAGAACGAGGCGCTGTACCGCGATATCTCCTCGATCACTCGCGTCGACGAGATCGACACGCCGCTGCTCGTTACCGCGGGCGAGGAGGACTGGCGGTGTCCGCCGACGCAGGCCGAACAGCTGTACGTCAGCGTCCGCAAGCGGGGCGTCGACGCGAAGCTCGTGATCTACCCGGACGAACACCACAACATCGGGACACCCGAGCGGGCGACGCATCGCATCGAGGAGTTGACGGAGTGGTTCGAGAGCCACGATCCGGGCGTGGACGAAGGAGCGAGCGAAGCGAGCGACTGA
- the nikR gene encoding nickel-responsive transcriptional regulator NikR yields MGVVSVSMPDSLVDRIDEFTEEHGYTGRSEFLREAARDLLGEFEDRKLEDRELMGIVTVVFDYEGTNVEERMMQLRHEHENIVASNFHSHVGDHNCMELFILEGNLEQISTFVGKIRATTDTKTVDYSVTPIGDDEGIV; encoded by the coding sequence ATGGGCGTCGTCAGCGTCTCGATGCCGGACAGCCTCGTCGACCGGATCGACGAGTTCACCGAGGAACACGGCTACACCGGTCGCAGCGAGTTCCTCCGGGAGGCCGCCAGGGACCTCCTCGGGGAGTTCGAGGACCGCAAGCTCGAGGACCGCGAGCTGATGGGCATCGTCACCGTCGTGTTCGACTACGAGGGGACCAACGTTGAAGAGCGCATGATGCAACTGCGCCACGAGCACGAGAACATCGTCGCTTCGAACTTCCACAGCCACGTCGGCGACCACAACTGCATGGAGCTGTTCATCCTGGAGGGGAACCTGGAGCAGATCTCGACGTTCGTCGGGAAGATCCGCGCGACGACCGACACCAAGACGGTCGACTACTCGGTCACGCCCATCGGCGACGACGAGGGCATCGTCTGA
- a CDS encoding CBS domain-containing protein: MDISDIAVPEFVEVDAGKRLGKIRSIFDRENPKGIIVMEDGEYAGVIGERELINSRVDDDTRAAALMTSAPEVARTEDVREVARVLVEGNVKIAPVYEGERLYGIITVDAILAAVLDNLDALTVEDIYTADVVTVLEDAHVGQAINRLRENGISRLPVVNENGRLGGILTTHDIVDFVVRDDDRQTRGDRSGDIDRMLDLPVYDMMSSPVHTVTADESVREAVELMMDNDISGLVVTPEERDDLVAGVLTKTDVLRALTFTEEDAMDVQVTNVALLDTLSREDIRNSIGQVAEKYKEMRVVHAHVRFHEHKEKLRGTPLIQAQIRLRTTHGQVAGSGEGYGAEHAFHVALDKLERNVLEVKGVTADERYRGQLLRKLGEL; encoded by the coding sequence ATGGATATCTCAGACATCGCCGTGCCGGAGTTCGTAGAGGTGGACGCGGGCAAACGACTCGGAAAGATCCGCTCCATCTTCGACCGCGAGAACCCGAAGGGTATCATCGTGATGGAGGACGGCGAGTACGCGGGCGTCATCGGCGAGCGCGAGCTGATCAACTCGCGCGTCGACGACGACACGAGGGCGGCGGCGCTGATGACGTCGGCCCCGGAGGTAGCCCGTACCGAGGACGTGCGCGAGGTCGCGCGCGTCCTCGTCGAGGGTAACGTCAAGATCGCGCCCGTCTACGAGGGCGAGCGGCTGTACGGCATCATCACCGTCGACGCCATCCTCGCCGCGGTCCTCGACAACCTCGACGCGCTGACGGTCGAGGACATCTACACCGCCGACGTCGTCACCGTCCTCGAGGACGCCCACGTCGGTCAGGCGATCAACCGCCTGCGCGAGAACGGTATCTCGCGGCTCCCGGTCGTCAACGAGAACGGCCGCCTGGGGGGTATCCTCACGACCCACGACATCGTGGACTTCGTCGTCCGCGACGACGACCGACAGACGCGCGGCGACCGCAGCGGCGACATCGACCGCATGCTCGACCTGCCGGTGTACGACATGATGTCCTCGCCGGTGCACACCGTCACCGCGGACGAGTCGGTTCGCGAGGCTGTCGAGCTGATGATGGACAACGACATCAGCGGTCTGGTCGTCACGCCCGAGGAGCGCGACGACCTGGTCGCGGGCGTGCTCACGAAGACCGACGTGCTCCGCGCGCTCACCTTCACCGAGGAGGACGCGATGGACGTGCAGGTGACGAACGTCGCCCTGCTCGACACGCTCTCGCGTGAGGACATCCGCAACTCGATCGGGCAGGTCGCGGAGAAGTACAAGGAGATGCGCGTGGTTCACGCGCACGTCCGCTTCCACGAGCACAAAGAGAAGCTCCGCGGCACGCCGCTCATCCAGGCGCAGATCCGCCTGCGCACCACGCACGGCCAGGTCGCCGGCTCGGGCGAGGGGTACGGCGCCGAGCACGCCTTCCACGTCGCGCTCGACAAACTGGAGCGCAACGTCCTCGAGGTGAAAGGCGTCACCGCCGACGAGCGCTACCGCGGCCAGCTCCTCCGGAAGCTCGGCGAGCTGTAA
- a CDS encoding MFS transporter: MSGGRRRLALAAVSAGNFSQLGARVLLGAVVPFVLVDFGTTEATVGLALTGMWATYALLQFPSGVLADRLGERPVVLAGIVGAGVGTALVALSSSMFAFGAATLVLGAGAGLFFSPGTSLLSRLYDERGGALSVLTGAGAVAGAAFPGIGGVLADRYGWEVAVGAGAGVAVPAAVATLLFVPSLAPANPDRDLRAAVDPGRIADVLARPPLAYTTAIAVLCGFTFQAVSSFLPTFLVAHRDLAPSTAATAFGAVFAISAVAQPVNGRVSDALSRDAAVAISVTLASAGIATLVLAPGVVGTVAGVAVLGAGISWPGPIQARFMDRLTDAERGYAFGLLRTVYMLLAASGSVVTGAVASAAGWPAAYGLVVALLATCLALLGANRALGLDL; encoded by the coding sequence ATGAGCGGCGGTCGCCGCCGCCTCGCGCTCGCGGCGGTAAGCGCAGGAAACTTCAGTCAACTGGGTGCGCGGGTGCTTCTCGGGGCGGTCGTCCCGTTCGTTCTCGTCGATTTCGGGACGACCGAGGCGACGGTCGGGCTGGCGCTCACCGGAATGTGGGCGACGTACGCGCTGTTGCAGTTCCCCAGCGGCGTGCTCGCCGACCGCCTCGGCGAACGACCGGTCGTCCTCGCCGGGATCGTCGGCGCCGGCGTCGGGACCGCGTTGGTGGCGCTGTCGTCGTCGATGTTCGCGTTCGGGGCGGCGACGCTGGTGCTCGGCGCGGGCGCCGGGCTGTTCTTCTCGCCCGGGACCTCGCTGCTGTCGCGACTGTACGACGAGCGCGGCGGCGCGTTGAGCGTGCTCACGGGCGCGGGCGCCGTCGCCGGCGCGGCGTTCCCCGGGATCGGGGGCGTGCTCGCAGACCGGTACGGCTGGGAGGTCGCCGTCGGCGCGGGCGCCGGCGTCGCGGTCCCGGCGGCCGTCGCGACGCTGCTGTTCGTCCCGTCGCTCGCGCCGGCCAACCCCGATCGCGACCTCCGGGCGGCCGTCGACCCGGGACGGATCGCCGACGTGCTCGCCCGTCCGCCGCTTGCGTACACGACCGCGATAGCCGTGCTGTGCGGGTTCACCTTTCAGGCCGTCTCGTCGTTCCTGCCGACGTTTCTCGTCGCGCACCGCGACCTCGCGCCGTCGACGGCGGCGACCGCCTTCGGGGCGGTGTTCGCGATCAGCGCGGTCGCCCAGCCGGTGAACGGCCGGGTGTCGGACGCGCTCTCCCGGGACGCCGCCGTCGCGATCAGCGTCACGCTCGCGAGCGCCGGCATCGCGACGCTGGTGCTCGCGCCCGGAGTCGTCGGCACCGTCGCCGGCGTCGCGGTGCTCGGTGCCGGGATCTCCTGGCCCGGCCCGATCCAGGCGCGGTTCATGGACCGGCTGACGGACGCCGAGCGCGGATACGCCTTCGGTCTACTGCGAACCGTGTACATGCTCCTCGCCGCCTCCGGGTCGGTCGTCACCGGCGCCGTCGCGAGCGCGGCCGGATGGCCGGCGGCCTACGGTCTCGTCGTCGCGCTGCTGGCGACGTGTCTCGCGCTGCTCGGCGCGAACCGGGCGCTCGGGCTCGATCTGTGA
- a CDS encoding DUF7553 family protein has product MSKHFEDARYYLGRAADHAKEGVKEELEPVEERVREIVGREREPEPSRLDRLEADLTDLSRKAEGEAKEAVQQARETVDEYRSGRSRE; this is encoded by the coding sequence ATGTCCAAGCACTTCGAGGACGCGCGATACTATCTCGGTCGTGCGGCGGACCACGCGAAGGAGGGGGTCAAAGAGGAGCTCGAACCGGTCGAAGAGCGGGTTCGCGAGATCGTGGGTCGCGAGAGGGAGCCGGAGCCCTCGCGGCTCGATCGCTTGGAGGCGGACCTGACGGACCTGTCGAGGAAGGCGGAGGGGGAGGCGAAGGAGGCGGTCCAGCAGGCCCGCGAGACGGTCGACGAGTACCGATCCGGGCGGAGTCGAGAGTAG
- a CDS encoding globin-coupled sensor protein, translating to MVDDADRRGVDGGELADRLGLDDADIEARKRFGRLSPSDEETLSSLEPVLEDLAPELVDEFYDHFTDHEETNAIFDRSSKGIEALKRTQRQYLTDLGGGNYGSDYFRRRARVGKLHEMLDLGPRVYFSGYSIYYEGLMDALADEAREAAGVEEDAPGDEALSRFTDHLLPLLKLLLLDQQVAMDTYIDSYAEQMEAEIDRRRDLSEEVSREVEEPLDQIGDAAGGVAENADELAELAETQAERMGNVEAEVGTLSANVEEVAASAEQVAQVSGDAETLAEEGVDAAGDARDTMEDIENATDEVTDDLDDLRERVGEIDEVVSVIDGIADQTNLLALNANIEAARAGEAGEGFAVVADEVKSLAEESQQRAGEIESLVENIQTGAEDTVESLERTEDRIQDGVARVDEAMERLDRIAEAIREAASGVEEVARAADSQASTTEEVASLVEEASTEAAAVRRNVEEIAEAADEQRDRLDRVSDSVGQLTD from the coding sequence ATGGTGGACGACGCCGACCGCCGCGGCGTCGACGGCGGCGAGTTGGCCGACCGACTCGGCCTCGACGACGCGGACATCGAGGCTCGCAAGCGATTCGGCCGGCTCTCACCGAGCGACGAGGAGACGCTTTCGTCGCTCGAACCGGTGTTGGAAGATCTCGCGCCGGAACTGGTCGACGAGTTCTACGACCACTTCACCGACCACGAGGAGACGAACGCCATCTTCGACCGGTCGAGCAAGGGGATCGAGGCGCTGAAGCGGACGCAACGACAGTACCTGACCGATCTCGGCGGCGGGAACTACGGCTCCGACTACTTTCGGCGACGCGCGCGGGTCGGGAAGCTTCACGAAATGCTCGACCTCGGTCCGCGGGTGTACTTCTCCGGATACAGTATCTACTACGAGGGGCTGATGGACGCGCTCGCCGACGAGGCTCGGGAGGCGGCCGGCGTCGAGGAGGACGCGCCCGGAGACGAGGCGCTCTCGCGGTTCACCGACCACCTGCTCCCGTTGTTGAAGCTGCTGTTGCTCGACCAGCAGGTCGCGATGGACACGTACATCGACTCCTACGCCGAGCAGATGGAAGCGGAGATCGACCGCCGTCGCGATCTCTCCGAGGAGGTCTCCCGGGAGGTCGAGGAGCCGCTCGATCAGATCGGCGACGCCGCCGGCGGCGTCGCCGAGAACGCGGACGAACTGGCGGAGTTGGCGGAGACGCAGGCCGAGCGGATGGGGAACGTCGAGGCCGAGGTGGGAACGCTCTCGGCGAACGTCGAGGAGGTGGCCGCCAGCGCCGAGCAGGTCGCACAGGTGTCCGGCGACGCCGAGACGCTCGCGGAGGAGGGCGTCGACGCCGCGGGCGACGCCCGGGATACGATGGAGGACATCGAGAACGCGACCGACGAGGTGACCGACGACCTCGACGACCTCCGCGAGCGCGTGGGCGAGATCGACGAAGTCGTGTCGGTCATCGACGGGATCGCGGACCAGACGAATCTGCTGGCGCTGAACGCGAACATCGAGGCCGCCCGCGCGGGCGAGGCGGGCGAGGGCTTCGCCGTCGTCGCCGACGAGGTGAAGAGCCTCGCCGAGGAGTCCCAACAGCGCGCCGGCGAGATCGAGTCGCTCGTCGAGAACATTCAGACCGGCGCCGAGGACACCGTCGAGAGTCTCGAACGGACCGAGGACCGCATCCAGGACGGCGTCGCCCGCGTCGACGAGGCGATGGAGCGTCTCGACAGGATCGCCGAGGCGATCCGGGAGGCGGCCTCCGGCGTCGAGGAAGTCGCGCGCGCGGCCGACTCGCAGGCGTCGACGACCGAGGAGGTCGCCTCGCTGGTCGAGGAAGCCAGCACCGAAGCGGCCGCGGTCCGCCGGAACGTCGAGGAGATCGCCGAGGCGGCCGACGAGCAGCGCGACCGCCTCGACCGCGTCAGCGACTCCGTCGGCCAACTCACGGACTGA
- the aceA gene encoding isocitrate lyase has translation MHPSELDQDVFTKDIDNPQGAKLREMLDEQDYVFAPGVYHALDARLAEMADLDAAYMSGYSTVLGQFGFPDLEMVTMTEMVENAKRMVEATNLPVIADCDTGYGGTHNVRRAVREYEKAGVAAVHIEDQTTPKRCGHIAGKKIVSREQARSRFEAAVDAKQSEDTIVIARTDAYGSANGDWEEHLERGRIYADAGVDLVWPEMPDPSREDAVEYAETIHETHPDLDLAFNYSSSFEWGAEEDPLTFEELGDLGYKYQFITLYALHSGAHAVYEDMKNIAENDEEAQFDLEERYIGHETESHHALSFVDRYQEIETQFDPEAEDRIEESEGFAEDRSEPITSNDD, from the coding sequence ATGCACCCCTCAGAACTCGACCAGGACGTCTTCACGAAGGACATCGACAACCCGCAGGGCGCGAAACTGCGCGAGATGCTCGACGAGCAGGACTACGTGTTCGCCCCCGGGGTGTACCACGCGCTCGACGCCCGGCTCGCGGAGATGGCCGACCTCGACGCCGCGTACATGTCCGGCTACTCGACGGTCCTCGGGCAGTTCGGCTTCCCGGACCTGGAGATGGTGACGATGACCGAGATGGTCGAGAACGCCAAGCGGATGGTCGAGGCGACGAACCTCCCGGTCATCGCCGACTGCGACACCGGCTACGGCGGCACCCACAACGTTCGGCGCGCCGTCCGCGAGTACGAGAAGGCCGGCGTCGCCGCCGTTCACATCGAGGACCAGACGACGCCCAAGCGCTGCGGTCACATCGCGGGCAAGAAGATCGTCTCCCGCGAGCAGGCCCGCTCGCGCTTCGAGGCGGCCGTCGACGCCAAGCAAAGCGAGGACACGATCGTCATCGCCCGCACCGACGCGTACGGGTCGGCCAACGGCGACTGGGAGGAGCACCTCGAGCGCGGCCGCATCTACGCCGACGCCGGCGTCGACCTGGTCTGGCCGGAGATGCCGGACCCGAGCCGCGAGGACGCCGTCGAGTACGCCGAGACGATCCACGAGACGCACCCCGACCTGGATCTGGCGTTCAACTACTCGTCCTCCTTCGAGTGGGGCGCCGAGGAGGACCCGCTCACGTTCGAGGAGTTGGGCGACCTGGGTTACAAGTACCAGTTCATCACCCTCTACGCGCTGCACTCGGGCGCGCACGCCGTCTACGAGGACATGAAGAACATCGCCGAGAACGACGAGGAGGCGCAGTTCGACCTCGAAGAGCGCTACATCGGCCACGAGACCGAGAGCCACCACGCGCTGTCGTTCGTCGACCGGTATCAGGAGATCGAGACGCAGTTCGACCCCGAGGCGGAGGACCGCATCGAGGAGTCCGAGGGCTTCGCCGAGGACCGCTCGGAGCCGATCACCTCGAACGACGACTGA
- a CDS encoding DUF2391 family protein, producing MTHSDAPARRDGEGDIPDGSESTEATVEDLIEELETLEDVVDDTEERRRVRGAMRTARDLATPKPSVFGTVVRGFDRGDIAEAFLGSVLFGVPMLVEGGTTEIGAYLGANPAFLVGTALVTVLLVVGIVYVADFQDVRVHRPFLGIVPRRLVGVLGVAAFTAVVGLTAWGQIDWADPTVALGSTVVAGLPMAVGAALGDLLPG from the coding sequence ATGACCCACAGCGACGCACCGGCCCGCCGGGACGGCGAAGGGGATATCCCGGACGGGAGTGAGTCGACGGAAGCGACCGTCGAGGACCTGATCGAGGAACTGGAGACGCTGGAGGACGTGGTCGACGACACGGAGGAGCGCCGGAGAGTGCGCGGGGCGATGCGGACCGCCCGCGATCTGGCGACCCCGAAGCCGTCGGTGTTCGGGACGGTCGTCCGCGGCTTCGACCGCGGCGACATCGCGGAGGCGTTCCTCGGGAGCGTGCTGTTCGGGGTCCCGATGCTCGTCGAGGGCGGCACGACGGAGATCGGGGCGTACTTGGGCGCGAATCCCGCGTTCCTCGTCGGGACCGCGCTGGTGACGGTTCTGCTAGTCGTCGGGATCGTCTACGTCGCGGACTTTCAGGACGTGCGGGTCCACCGACCGTTCCTCGGGATCGTTCCCCGTCGACTCGTCGGAGTCCTCGGCGTCGCCGCGTTCACCGCCGTCGTCGGGCTGACCGCGTGGGGACAGATCGACTGGGCGGACCCGACGGTCGCGCTCGGGAGTACGGTCGTGGCGGGGCTCCCGATGGCGGTCGGCGCGGCGCTGGGGGATCTGTTACCGGGATAA
- a CDS encoding transposase, producing MSLEMEFSCPRCGEDRDFWRVAAMTIHLGEKTKWRCNECDYGLTRINGDRADPIEA from the coding sequence ATGAGCCTCGAGATGGAGTTCTCCTGCCCGCGCTGCGGCGAGGACCGGGACTTCTGGCGCGTCGCCGCGATGACGATCCACTTGGGCGAGAAGACGAAGTGGCGCTGCAACGAGTGCGACTACGGCCTCACGCGTATCAACGGCGACCGCGCGGACCCTATCGAGGCGTAA
- a CDS encoding cob(I)yrinic acid a,c-diamide adenosyltransferase yields the protein MPIYTGRGDEGKTDLRDMSRVSKTSRRIEAYGTVDEANALIGTIRPTGYDDIDEMLRAVQDHLHVLQADFANPDPEEGDPVVREDHTEQLEDWIDELDEELEPLTSFVLPSGSEAGAKLHHARTVARRAERRAVELADDEPVNAEAVAYLNRLSDALFTFARAVNARDGVPEDAPDYE from the coding sequence ATGCCCATCTACACCGGCCGCGGCGACGAGGGGAAGACCGACCTCCGCGACATGTCGCGGGTGTCGAAGACCTCCCGTCGTATCGAGGCGTACGGCACCGTCGACGAGGCGAACGCGCTGATCGGCACGATCCGCCCGACGGGATACGACGACATCGACGAGATGCTGCGCGCCGTGCAAGACCACCTCCACGTCCTCCAGGCGGACTTCGCCAACCCCGACCCCGAGGAGGGGGATCCCGTCGTCCGCGAGGACCACACCGAACAGCTCGAGGACTGGATCGACGAACTGGACGAGGAACTGGAACCGCTCACGAGCTTCGTGCTCCCCTCCGGAAGCGAGGCCGGAGCGAAGCTCCATCACGCCCGCACGGTCGCGCGCCGCGCCGAGCGTCGGGCGGTCGAGCTCGCGGACGACGAGCCGGTCAACGCCGAGGCGGTGGCGTATCTCAACCGCCTGTCGGACGCGCTGTTCACCTTCGCGCGCGCCGTCAACGCTCGCGACGGCGTCCCCGAGGACGCCCCCGACTACGAGTAG
- a CDS encoding glutaredoxin family protein, producing MSVTLYALDGCPWCEKVHDALREADVEYETVWTEALHSKRDEVARVSGQRGVPVLVDDERGVTMNESANILEYVERTLA from the coding sequence ATGTCCGTAACGCTGTACGCGCTGGACGGTTGTCCGTGGTGCGAGAAGGTCCACGACGCGCTCCGGGAGGCCGACGTCGAGTACGAGACCGTCTGGACGGAAGCGCTCCACTCGAAGCGCGACGAGGTCGCCCGCGTCAGCGGGCAACGCGGCGTCCCCGTGCTCGTCGACGACGAGCGCGGCGTGACGATGAACGAGTCGGCGAACATCCTCGAGTACGTCGAGCGAACGCTCGCCTGA
- a CDS encoding response regulator: protein MARRILIVDDSGFQRTLIRGILEDDFEIVGEAENGSEAVALFEETRPDLVTMDIMMPEVNGIEATSDIKERDPGTCVVMCTSVEQRDQMRQAVKAGADGYVTKPVEEDTLRSEVESALAS from the coding sequence ATGGCGAGACGGATCCTCATCGTGGACGATTCCGGGTTCCAGCGCACGCTCATCCGAGGGATCCTCGAGGACGACTTCGAGATCGTCGGGGAGGCCGAGAACGGCTCGGAGGCGGTCGCCCTGTTCGAGGAGACGCGGCCGGATCTGGTCACGATGGACATCATGATGCCGGAGGTGAACGGCATCGAGGCGACCAGCGACATCAAGGAGCGCGACCCCGGGACCTGTGTCGTGATGTGCACCAGCGTCGAACAGCGCGACCAGATGCGGCAGGCGGTGAAGGCGGGCGCCGACGGCTACGTCACCAAGCCGGTCGAGGAGGACACGTTGCGGTCGGAAGTCGAGAGCGCGCTGGCGTCGTGA